The following proteins are encoded in a genomic region of Haloarcula salinisoli:
- a CDS encoding CBS domain-containing protein has protein sequence MNVADAMTPRSEVVTVEIPGTRDDVLEYLQERKFSSVPVIKETDDGEQFRGLISRDALIDQPDEDQLALLVEEVPTITADATIEAAAELMLSEGERRVPVVDGRLEGIITITDIVHAIANGDTDGDSEVGGLARSDINCLYAGSPLTVAERELSYAEVPYGVVLDDEGEMTGMLTVVDIIDVARVVEGEDDTGDSIANQDDDWAWEGIKAVGGRYMPTRNVEIPAESVSEFMTSDVVTVNKRRTATEAAQLMIEHDIEQIPLVSGDELTGIVRDVDLLEGL, from the coding sequence ATGAACGTCGCAGACGCTATGACGCCGCGCTCGGAGGTCGTCACGGTGGAAATTCCGGGCACCCGTGACGACGTGCTGGAGTATCTCCAGGAGCGGAAGTTCTCCTCGGTCCCCGTCATCAAGGAGACCGACGACGGCGAACAGTTCCGCGGGCTCATCTCCCGAGACGCACTCATCGACCAGCCCGACGAGGACCAGCTCGCCTTGCTGGTCGAGGAGGTCCCGACCATCACCGCCGACGCCACCATCGAGGCGGCGGCCGAACTGATGCTCTCCGAGGGAGAACGCCGCGTCCCGGTCGTCGACGGGCGACTGGAAGGAATCATCACGATAACGGATATCGTCCACGCCATCGCCAACGGCGACACCGACGGCGACAGCGAGGTCGGCGGCCTGGCCCGAAGCGACATCAACTGCCTCTATGCCGGGTCGCCCCTGACCGTCGCCGAGCGGGAACTGTCCTACGCCGAAGTGCCCTACGGCGTCGTACTCGACGACGAAGGCGAGATGACCGGGATGCTCACCGTCGTCGACATCATCGACGTCGCCCGCGTCGTGGAGGGCGAGGACGACACCGGCGACTCCATCGCCAACCAGGACGACGACTGGGCCTGGGAGGGTATCAAGGCCGTGGGCGGTCGCTACATGCCCACGCGCAACGTCGAAATCCCCGCCGAGTCCGTCAGCGAGTTCATGACGAGTGACGTCGTCACCGTCAACAAGCGCCGCACCGCCACGGAGGCCGCCCAGCTGATGATAGAGCACGACATCGAGCAGATACCGCTCGTCTCGGGCGACGAGCTCACGGGTATCGTGCGGGACGTCGACCTGCTGGAGGGGCTATGA
- the glyS gene encoding glycine--tRNA ligase translates to MNEGERLTELAKRRGFYFPAAGAYGGAAGFWTYGPQGAALKDNIEDAWRDRFVVQAGHQEISAPDVMPEPVFEASGHLDGFDDMILECGECGATHRADHIVEDNTDIEEAESLPNEEVMDIIAEHDIPCPSCQASLAGEPVDNFNLMFETNIGPGTSSPGYLRPETAQGIFVEFPQLAEYARNQLPFGVAQIGKAYRNEISPRKSLVRVREFTQAELEHFVDPEEDEPPLETVEDVTLPLYSGESQQADDGGVEHLTVREAVDSGVITSDWVAYYLGIARGWYERIGIDMDRFRFRQHLPGELAHYASDCWDAEAEIDGDWIEITGFAYRGDYDLQKHADHSGQDYTVFKQYDEPITVERPTVDPEMSYLGPEFGGDAQAVADALEGLAADDPDAFDDEEVTVELDGETVTVPVEQTGFSVEEITENGEHITPHVVEPSFGVGRLIYTVLAHAYTEDEVDGEARTYLELPPEQAPTTVGVFPLMDRDGMGEYARELAEALRQAGHSVTYDDSGAIGRRYRRQDEIGTPYCVTVDYESIGEPEGDADPDDLQADTVTLRERDSTAQKRVPIDGLAETVQKLVDGDVAFDDL, encoded by the coding sequence ATGAACGAGGGCGAACGCCTGACCGAGCTGGCCAAGCGACGAGGGTTCTACTTTCCCGCCGCGGGCGCCTACGGCGGCGCCGCCGGCTTCTGGACCTACGGCCCGCAGGGCGCCGCGCTGAAAGACAATATCGAGGACGCCTGGCGGGACCGCTTCGTCGTCCAGGCCGGCCACCAGGAGATATCCGCGCCGGACGTGATGCCCGAGCCCGTCTTCGAGGCGTCGGGCCATCTCGACGGCTTCGACGACATGATACTCGAATGCGGCGAGTGTGGCGCCACCCACCGGGCCGACCACATCGTCGAGGACAACACCGACATCGAGGAGGCCGAGTCCCTGCCCAACGAGGAGGTCATGGATATCATCGCCGAGCACGACATCCCGTGTCCCTCCTGTCAGGCCTCCCTGGCCGGCGAGCCGGTCGATAACTTCAACCTGATGTTCGAGACGAACATCGGTCCGGGCACCTCCTCGCCGGGCTACCTGCGCCCCGAGACCGCCCAGGGCATCTTCGTCGAGTTCCCCCAGCTCGCCGAGTACGCCCGCAACCAGCTCCCCTTTGGCGTCGCACAGATAGGCAAGGCCTACCGCAACGAGATATCGCCGCGCAAGTCGCTCGTGCGCGTACGCGAGTTCACGCAGGCCGAACTCGAACACTTCGTCGACCCCGAGGAGGACGAACCGCCGCTTGAGACGGTCGAGGACGTGACCCTGCCGCTGTACTCCGGCGAGAGTCAGCAGGCCGACGACGGCGGCGTCGAGCACCTGACGGTGCGTGAGGCCGTCGATTCGGGCGTCATCACCAGCGACTGGGTGGCCTACTACCTGGGCATCGCCCGTGGCTGGTACGAGCGCATCGGCATCGACATGGACCGCTTTCGCTTCCGGCAGCACCTCCCGGGCGAACTGGCCCACTACGCGTCGGACTGCTGGGACGCCGAGGCCGAAATCGACGGCGACTGGATAGAGATCACCGGCTTCGCCTATCGGGGCGACTACGACCTGCAGAAACACGCCGACCACTCGGGCCAGGACTACACCGTGTTCAAGCAGTACGACGAGCCCATCACGGTCGAACGGCCCACCGTCGACCCCGAGATGAGCTACCTCGGGCCGGAGTTCGGCGGCGACGCACAGGCGGTCGCCGACGCGCTGGAGGGACTCGCGGCCGACGACCCAGATGCCTTCGACGATGAGGAAGTCACCGTCGAACTCGACGGCGAGACGGTCACGGTTCCAGTCGAGCAGACCGGCTTCAGCGTCGAGGAGATAACAGAGAACGGCGAGCATATCACGCCCCACGTCGTCGAGCCCTCCTTCGGCGTCGGTCGGCTCATCTACACCGTGCTGGCCCACGCCTATACGGAGGACGAGGTCGATGGCGAGGCCCGGACCTATCTCGAACTGCCCCCCGAGCAGGCCCCGACGACGGTCGGCGTCTTCCCGCTGATGGACCGGGACGGCATGGGCGAGTACGCCCGGGAACTGGCCGAGGCGCTCCGACAGGCGGGCCACTCGGTCACCTACGACGACTCGGGCGCCATCGGCCGGCGGTATCGTCGCCAGGACGAAATCGGGACGCCGTACTGCGTGACGGTGGACTACGAATCGATAGGTGAACCGGAGGGTGACGCCGACCCCGACGACCTGCAGGCCGACACCGTCACACTCAGGGAACGGGACTCCACGGCACAGAAGCGAGTCCCCATCGACGGCCTGGCCGAGACCGTCCAGAAACTGGTCGACGGCGACGTGGCGTTCGACGACCTGTAA
- a CDS encoding DUF7556 family protein yields the protein MEPDTVAPAKVAAESEVMASVEEGPTDTFIIADVSTDDAYMTLPLVDAASLPEWR from the coding sequence ATGGAGCCGGATACGGTTGCCCCAGCGAAGGTTGCTGCCGAATCGGAGGTCATGGCTTCCGTCGAGGAAGGGCCGACTGACACGTTCATCATCGCGGACGTTTCGACCGACGACGCCTATATGACACTCCCGCTCGTAGACGCCGCCTCGCTCCCCGAGTGGCGATAG
- the serA gene encoding phosphoglycerate dehydrogenase, whose protein sequence is MKVLVTDPIADAGLDRLREAGHEVVTAYDVEGDALLDAVSDANALIVRSGTEVTDEVFGAAPDLIIVGRAGIGVDNIDIDAATEHGVIVANAPDGNVRAAAEHSVAMAFATARSIPQAHDRLKGGEWAKGEFLGTEVNNKTLGVVGFGRVGQQVAKRLGNLGMDIVTFDPYISEERAKQFGAELVDDLEDCLEASDFVTIHTPLTPETENMIGEEELALLEGGYVVNCARGGIIDEPALAEAVEDGILNGAALDVFGEEPLAEDSPLLGVDDIIVTPHLGASTEAAQENVATSTADQIIAAANGQPVANALNAPSLDRATFEAVEPYLELASTAGRIAVQLFDGHMSSVEVTYAGDIADEDVEYVTASALEGVFAPSDIQVNAVNAPQIAEERGIDVTESKTSSAEDYQSLITVTVSDGESDVSVCGTQFGGEESRIVRIDGHRIEAVPHGHMLVVRNKDEPGTIGFIGTALGEANINIAGMFNGRETIGGEALSIYNLDEKPDRSLIDRLNDDSRIIETTYVALGDG, encoded by the coding sequence ATGAAGGTACTCGTTACAGACCCCATCGCAGACGCCGGACTCGACCGGTTACGCGAGGCGGGCCACGAGGTTGTCACAGCCTACGACGTCGAGGGCGACGCGCTGCTCGACGCAGTCTCGGACGCCAACGCGCTCATCGTCCGCTCGGGAACCGAGGTCACCGACGAAGTGTTCGGGGCCGCCCCCGACCTCATCATCGTCGGTCGCGCCGGTATCGGCGTCGACAACATCGACATCGACGCCGCCACCGAACACGGCGTCATCGTCGCGAACGCCCCGGACGGGAACGTCCGCGCCGCCGCCGAACACAGCGTCGCGATGGCTTTCGCCACCGCTCGTTCTATCCCGCAGGCCCACGACCGCCTCAAGGGCGGGGAGTGGGCCAAAGGCGAGTTCCTCGGCACCGAGGTCAACAACAAGACGCTCGGCGTCGTCGGCTTTGGCCGCGTCGGCCAGCAGGTCGCCAAGCGCCTGGGCAATCTGGGGATGGACATCGTCACCTTTGACCCCTACATCAGCGAGGAGCGGGCAAAGCAGTTCGGCGCCGAACTCGTCGACGACCTCGAGGACTGTCTCGAGGCGTCGGACTTCGTCACCATCCACACGCCCCTGACCCCCGAGACCGAGAACATGATCGGCGAAGAAGAACTCGCGCTGCTGGAGGGCGGCTACGTCGTCAACTGCGCCCGCGGCGGCATCATCGACGAGCCCGCGCTCGCCGAGGCCGTCGAGGACGGCATCCTCAACGGCGCTGCGCTGGACGTTTTCGGCGAGGAACCCCTGGCCGAGGACTCCCCGCTGCTCGGCGTCGACGACATCATCGTCACGCCCCACCTCGGGGCCTCGACCGAGGCCGCACAGGAGAACGTCGCGACCTCCACGGCCGACCAGATTATCGCCGCGGCCAACGGCCAGCCCGTCGCCAACGCCCTGAACGCTCCGTCGCTCGACCGTGCCACCTTCGAGGCCGTCGAGCCGTACCTCGAACTCGCCAGCACGGCGGGTCGCATCGCCGTCCAGCTGTTCGACGGCCACATGAGTTCGGTCGAGGTGACCTACGCCGGCGACATCGCCGACGAGGACGTCGAGTACGTCACCGCCAGCGCCCTGGAGGGCGTCTTCGCGCCCTCGGACATCCAGGTCAACGCCGTCAACGCCCCCCAGATCGCCGAGGAACGGGGCATCGACGTGACCGAGTCCAAGACCTCCTCCGCCGAGGACTACCAGAGCCTCATCACCGTCACCGTCTCCGACGGGGAGAGCGACGTCTCCGTCTGTGGCACGCAGTTCGGCGGCGAGGAGTCCCGCATCGTCCGCATCGACGGCCACCGCATCGAGGCCGTCCCCCACGGCCACATGCTCGTCGTCCGGAACAAGGACGAGCCGGGCACCATCGGCTTCATCGGCACCGCGCTCGGTGAGGCGAACATCAACATCGCCGGGATGTTCAACGGCCGCGAGACCATCGGCGGGGAAGCGCTCTCTATCTACAACTTAGACGAGAAGCCCGACCGCTCGCTCATCGACCGCCTGAACGACGACAGCCGCATCATCGAGACGACCTACGTCGCGCTCGGCGACGGGTAG
- a CDS encoding PPC domain-containing DNA-binding protein translates to MDYRSVETAQEFVCRLDHGADWRAEIESLAADEGIDAGFFYGLGAVEDAELWFYDQDRQEYDSMVFAEPLEVAACVGNISWLEGDRFAHTHAVLSRPDGEAIAGHLDSATVWAGELYVKAFETELERAHDEPTDLDLWEL, encoded by the coding sequence ATGGATTATCGGTCCGTCGAGACAGCACAGGAGTTCGTCTGCCGACTGGACCACGGCGCAGACTGGCGCGCCGAAATCGAATCGCTGGCCGCCGACGAGGGGATAGACGCGGGCTTTTTCTACGGGCTGGGCGCGGTCGAGGACGCCGAACTGTGGTTCTACGACCAGGATAGACAGGAGTACGACTCGATGGTGTTTGCCGAGCCCCTGGAAGTCGCCGCCTGCGTGGGGAATATCTCGTGGCTGGAGGGAGACCGATTTGCGCATACGCACGCAGTGCTCTCCCGTCCCGACGGCGAGGCTATCGCGGGGCATCTCGACAGCGCGACCGTCTGGGCCGGGGAGCTGTACGTCAAGGCGTTCGAGACGGAGCTGGAGCGGGCACACGACGAACCGACCGACCTCGACCTCTGGGAGCTATAG
- a CDS encoding DUF7554 family protein, producing MARGKLDVDTLLKILLVLIVVWIALEVVGEVLGLFAWLLGPLQPLLGVVLIILIVLYLTGRL from the coding sequence ATGGCACGTGGCAAACTCGACGTCGACACGCTGTTGAAGATACTGCTGGTCCTGATCGTGGTCTGGATAGCGCTGGAGGTCGTCGGCGAGGTGCTCGGGCTGTTCGCGTGGCTGCTCGGCCCGCTCCAGCCCCTGCTCGGAGTCGTGCTGATTATCCTCATCGTCCTCTATCTGACCGGCCGGCTCTGA
- a CDS encoding helix-turn-helix transcriptional regulator: MRRVSAVVAVLLLAVLAPTAAGAAFSQQSVDADVVVMTADVTASGDAAWTIDYRVRLSDDNETQAFEELQADIRANESVYTGRFRDRMNRTARAGENATGREMAIDNVSVETSQESVGQSYGVVTYEFRWTNFAAVNDTHIRAGDAVAGLYLDRNTSLTMQWPSEYRSESVRPSPDEEGARSVTWHGRQSFGEDEPQVVVTNESQPFGDDVGQLSSLVGLLGLGLALLVLAVAGYGVYRYVRADEPDGADDAVAAADTEGGDDSAASDTDTPPAELLSNEEQVLKLLRENGGRIKQQRVASDLDWTAAKTSQVIGGLREEGDVETFRIGRENVVTLPDTDLTDGADGGSEDE; this comes from the coding sequence ATGCGACGAGTGAGCGCGGTCGTGGCGGTCCTGTTGCTGGCGGTACTGGCGCCGACGGCGGCCGGCGCCGCCTTCTCCCAGCAGTCCGTCGACGCCGACGTGGTCGTGATGACCGCCGACGTGACGGCGAGTGGTGACGCCGCCTGGACTATCGACTACCGCGTTCGCCTGTCCGACGACAACGAGACCCAGGCCTTCGAGGAGTTGCAGGCCGACATCCGGGCGAACGAGTCGGTCTACACCGGCCGGTTCCGCGACCGGATGAACCGGACCGCCCGGGCCGGCGAGAACGCCACCGGTCGGGAGATGGCCATCGACAATGTCTCGGTCGAGACCTCCCAGGAGAGCGTCGGCCAGTCCTACGGCGTCGTCACCTACGAGTTCCGGTGGACGAACTTCGCGGCGGTCAACGACACCCACATCCGGGCCGGTGACGCCGTCGCCGGGCTGTATCTCGACCGCAATACGTCACTGACGATGCAGTGGCCCTCCGAGTACCGGTCCGAAAGCGTCCGGCCGTCGCCGGACGAAGAGGGCGCCCGCTCGGTCACCTGGCACGGGCGCCAGTCCTTCGGCGAGGACGAGCCCCAGGTCGTCGTCACCAACGAGTCCCAGCCGTTCGGGGACGACGTGGGCCAGCTATCGTCGCTGGTGGGCCTGCTCGGCCTCGGTCTGGCGTTGCTGGTTCTCGCCGTCGCCGGCTACGGCGTCTACCGGTACGTCCGGGCCGACGAGCCCGACGGGGCTGACGACGCCGTGGCGGCCGCCGATACGGAGGGCGGCGACGACAGCGCGGCTTCGGATACCGACACGCCGCCCGCGGAGCTACTGAGCAACGAGGAGCAGGTGCTCAAACTCCTCCGCGAGAACGGCGGCCGAATCAAGCAACAGCGGGTCGCGAGCGACCTCGACTGGACGGCCGCCAAGACCAGCCAGGTCATCGGCGGGCTCCGTGAAGAAGGCGACGTGGAGACGTTCCGAATCGGGCGGGAGAACGTGGTCACCCTTCCGGACACGGACCTGACCGACGGAGCGGACGGTGGGTCAGAAGACGAATAA
- a CDS encoding 2'-5' RNA ligase family protein, whose protein sequence is MYSLNVSLPSSVTRLAGQLARELPRARARPRGEHTLVVKRLGDGDHAAYARLEARARDAVRGTAPFEVRVTGVDCFETAETGPSPVVYLAVESPALRALHGRFCDEFDPVEGMEGLDDYVPHVTIARGGDPAAARRLVERDIDPVTWTVEELVFFDAERGQPVSRVSLPA, encoded by the coding sequence GTGTACAGCCTGAACGTCTCGCTCCCGTCGTCTGTCACCCGGCTCGCGGGCCAGCTGGCCCGGGAGCTCCCCCGGGCGCGGGCCCGACCGCGCGGGGAGCATACCCTCGTCGTCAAGCGCCTCGGCGACGGCGACCACGCGGCCTACGCCCGGCTCGAGGCCCGCGCTCGCGACGCCGTCCGCGGGACCGCCCCCTTCGAGGTGCGTGTCACCGGCGTCGACTGCTTCGAGACGGCCGAAACCGGCCCCTCGCCAGTCGTCTACCTGGCCGTCGAGAGTCCGGCGCTACGGGCGCTCCACGGGCGGTTCTGTGACGAGTTCGACCCCGTCGAGGGGATGGAAGGCCTCGACGACTACGTCCCCCACGTGACGATTGCTCGGGGCGGCGACCCAGCGGCGGCCCGGCGGCTGGTCGAGCGGGATATCGACCCCGTCACGTGGACCGTCGAGGAACTGGTCTTCTTCGACGCCGAACGGGGCCAGCCGGTGAGTCGCGTCTCGCTGCCGGCCTAG
- a CDS encoding DNA polymerase II large subunit codes for MREADERYFERLESELDTAMDVAERARERGGDPKPEVEIPTARDMADRVENILGIDGVAERVRELEGEMSREEAALELVDDFVEGTVGDYDTREGKVEGAVRTAVALLTEGVVAAPIEGIDRVELLENDDGTEFINVYYAGPIRSAGGTAQALSVLVADYARALLGIEQYQAREEEIGRYAEEIDLYDKDTGLQYSPKEKETKFIAEHMPIMLDGEATGDEEVSGYRDLERVDSNSARGGMCLVLAEGIALKAPKIQRYTRNLDEVDWPWLQDLIDGTIGEDEGSEGEGADSDDASGDAASEGEESDDGEERAGPPRVEPAKKYLRDLIAGRPVFSHPSKSGGFRLRYGRARNHGFATAGVHPATMHLVDDFLATGTQIKTERPGKAAGVVPVDSIEGPTVRLANGDVRRIDDVTEAREVGNGVEKILDLGEYLVNYGEFVENNHPLAPASYTVEWWEQDFEAAGADVQAMRDDPGTDLTDPSAAEALSWASDYDAPLHPKYTYLWHDVTIEQFGALADAVETADITATDGAVMEDTTTAADGDLVLENTDLVREALERLLVEHTQESDRLVVSDWLPLVRTLGFSRSLERDWTLEDISEHAKTYGEQEAADAIGYVDDELGDEAGRNAIEAVNEISPFEVRERAPTRIGNRMGRPEKSESRDLSPAVHTLFPIGEAGGAQRDVAAATKHSDSMTETPGRVEVEVARRRCPDCGTEGHEARCPDCDSLAETIYVCPDCEMEVEPDESGRAECERCETLASPTQYTELDIQEIYRDALQSAEERETAFDTLKAVKGLTSEAKLPEPMEKGILRAKHDVSAFKDGTVRYDMTDLPVTALRPAELDVDPDRLRALGYETDIHGDPLTHPDQLFELKVQDIVLSNGAAEHMLQTADFVDDLLAQYYGLDRYYEFDDRDDLVGELVFGMAPHTSAATVGRVVGFTSAAVGYAHPYFHAAKRRNCDGDEDCVMLLMDGLLNFSKSYLPDKRGGRMDAPLVMSSRIDPSEIDDEAHNMDIMERYPREFYEATRELTAPEEVEDIMTIAEENLGTDREYTEFRHTHDTTDIAAGPDLSAYKTLGSMEEKMDAQLHLSRKLRAVVESDVAERIIEYHFLPDLIGNLRAFSRQEVRCLDCGEKYRRMPLTGDCRECGGRVNLTVHQGSVNKYIDTAIRVADEFGARDYTKQRLQILETKIESVFQNDHNKQSGIADFM; via the coding sequence ATGCGGGAGGCCGACGAGCGCTACTTCGAACGGCTTGAAAGCGAGCTCGATACGGCCATGGATGTCGCCGAACGCGCCCGCGAGCGCGGTGGCGACCCCAAGCCCGAAGTGGAGATACCGACCGCCCGCGACATGGCCGACCGCGTCGAGAACATCCTCGGCATCGACGGCGTTGCCGAGCGCGTTCGCGAACTCGAAGGCGAGATGTCCCGCGAGGAGGCCGCCCTCGAACTCGTCGACGACTTCGTCGAGGGCACCGTCGGGGACTACGACACCCGCGAGGGGAAAGTCGAGGGCGCAGTCCGGACCGCGGTCGCCCTGCTGACGGAGGGCGTCGTCGCGGCCCCCATCGAGGGTATCGACCGCGTCGAACTGCTGGAGAACGACGACGGCACCGAGTTCATCAACGTCTACTACGCCGGGCCCATCCGCTCGGCGGGTGGGACCGCACAGGCTCTCTCTGTGCTCGTGGCCGACTACGCCCGTGCGCTGCTGGGCATCGAGCAGTACCAGGCCCGCGAGGAAGAAATCGGCCGCTACGCCGAGGAGATCGACCTCTACGACAAGGACACCGGCCTCCAGTACTCGCCCAAGGAGAAGGAGACGAAGTTCATCGCGGAGCACATGCCAATCATGCTGGACGGCGAGGCCACCGGTGACGAGGAGGTCTCGGGCTATCGGGACCTCGAACGGGTGGACTCGAACTCCGCCCGCGGCGGGATGTGTCTCGTCCTCGCCGAGGGTATCGCGCTGAAAGCCCCGAAGATTCAGCGCTACACGCGGAATCTGGACGAAGTCGACTGGCCGTGGCTCCAGGACCTCATCGACGGGACGATAGGAGAGGACGAGGGGAGCGAGGGCGAGGGGGCGGACTCCGACGACGCGAGCGGCGACGCCGCGAGCGAAGGCGAAGAGAGCGACGACGGCGAGGAACGTGCCGGTCCGCCCCGGGTCGAACCGGCCAAGAAGTACCTCCGGGACCTCATCGCCGGCCGCCCGGTGTTCTCCCATCCCTCGAAATCCGGCGGCTTCCGGCTGCGCTACGGCCGCGCACGGAACCACGGGTTCGCGACGGCGGGGGTTCACCCGGCGACGATGCATCTGGTCGACGACTTCCTCGCGACGGGCACGCAGATAAAGACCGAGCGGCCCGGCAAGGCCGCCGGCGTCGTCCCCGTCGACAGCATCGAGGGGCCCACAGTACGGCTCGCGAACGGCGACGTCCGCCGTATCGACGACGTCACGGAGGCCCGCGAGGTCGGCAACGGCGTCGAGAAGATTCTGGACCTGGGCGAGTACCTCGTCAACTACGGCGAGTTCGTCGAGAACAACCACCCGCTCGCCCCGGCCTCCTACACCGTCGAGTGGTGGGAGCAGGACTTCGAGGCCGCCGGTGCGGACGTCCAGGCGATGCGGGACGACCCCGGCACAGACCTGACAGACCCCAGCGCCGCCGAGGCGCTTTCCTGGGCCAGCGACTACGACGCACCGCTGCACCCGAAGTACACCTACCTCTGGCACGACGTGACCATCGAGCAGTTCGGGGCCCTGGCCGACGCCGTCGAGACGGCCGACATCACAGCGACTGACGGTGCGGTCATGGAGGACACGACGACGGCCGCCGACGGCGACCTCGTCCTCGAGAACACCGACCTCGTCCGGGAGGCACTCGAACGCCTGCTCGTCGAACACACCCAGGAGAGCGACCGGCTGGTCGTCTCGGACTGGCTCCCGCTGGTCCGGACGCTTGGCTTCTCGCGGTCCCTGGAACGGGACTGGACTCTCGAGGACATCTCCGAGCACGCCAAGACCTACGGCGAGCAGGAGGCGGCCGACGCCATCGGCTACGTCGACGACGAACTCGGCGACGAGGCGGGCCGGAACGCCATCGAGGCGGTCAACGAGATATCCCCCTTCGAGGTCCGCGAGCGTGCCCCCACGCGCATCGGCAATCGGATGGGACGCCCCGAAAAGTCCGAGAGTCGTGACCTCTCGCCGGCCGTCCACACGCTCTTTCCCATCGGCGAGGCCGGCGGCGCACAGCGGGACGTCGCCGCCGCGACCAAGCACTCGGACTCGATGACGGAGACGCCGGGCCGCGTCGAGGTCGAGGTGGCGAGACGGCGCTGTCCCGACTGTGGCACCGAGGGCCACGAGGCCCGCTGTCCGGACTGCGATTCGCTGGCCGAGACTATCTACGTCTGTCCGGACTGTGAGATGGAGGTCGAGCCCGACGAGTCCGGCCGCGCCGAGTGCGAGCGATGCGAGACGCTCGCCTCCCCGACCCAGTACACGGAACTCGATATACAGGAGATATACCGCGACGCACTCCAGAGCGCCGAAGAGCGCGAGACGGCCTTCGACACCCTGAAAGCCGTCAAGGGACTCACCAGCGAGGCCAAACTCCCCGAGCCCATGGAGAAGGGCATCCTCCGGGCGAAACACGACGTCTCGGCGTTCAAGGACGGGACGGTGCGCTACGACATGACCGACCTGCCCGTCACGGCGCTCAGACCGGCGGAACTCGACGTCGACCCCGACCGGCTGCGCGCGCTGGGCTACGAGACCGACATCCACGGCGACCCGCTGACGCATCCGGACCAGCTGTTCGAACTCAAGGTCCAGGACATCGTGCTCTCGAACGGCGCGGCCGAACACATGCTCCAGACCGCCGACTTCGTCGACGACCTGCTGGCGCAGTACTACGGGCTCGACCGGTACTACGAGTTCGACGACCGCGACGACCTGGTCGGCGAGCTCGTCTTCGGGATGGCCCCACACACCAGTGCGGCGACAGTTGGGCGAGTTGTCGGATTTACGAGTGCTGCAGTTGGATATGCGCATCCGTACTTTCACGCCGCGAAACGCCGGAATTGCGACGGTGATGAAGATTGTGTGATGCTTCTAATGGACGGATTGTTGAATTTCAGTAAATCATACCTTCCTGACAAACGCGGCGGTCGGATGGACGCCCCCCTCGTCATGTCCTCTCGCATCGACCCCTCCGAAATCGACGACGAGGCCCACAACATGGACATCATGGAGCGGTACCCCCGCGAGTTCTACGAGGCGACGCGGGAACTCACCGCCCCCGAGGAAGTCGAGGACATCATGACCATCGCCGAGGAGAACCTCGGGACCGACCGCGAGTACACCGAGTTCCGGCACACCCACGACACCACGGATATCGCCGCGGGGCCGGACCTCTCGGCGTACAAGACGCTGGGGTCGATGGAGGAGAAGATGGACGCCCAGTTGCACCTCTCGCGGAAACTGCGCGCGGTCGTCGAGAGCGACGTGGCCGAACGCATCATCGAGTACCACTTCCTGCCCGACCTCATCGGCAACCTGCGGGCCTTCTCCCGTCAGGAGGTCCGCTGTCTGGACTGCGGCGAGAAGTACCGGCGGATGCCCCTGACCGGGGACTGCCGGGAGTGTGGCGGCCGGGTGAACCTCACGGTGCACCAGGGCTCGGTCAACAAGTACATCGACACCGCGATACGGGTCGCCGACGAGTTCGGGGCCCGGGACTACACCAAACAGCGGCTCCAGATTCTGGAGACGAAAATCGAGTCGGTGTTCCAGAACGACCACAACAAGCAGTCCGGCATCGCCGACTTCATGTAG